The DNA region GGACACGTTGTGGCCGCTCATCGGGCCCTTGCCGGTCAGTTCGCAAACGCGCGACATCGGTTCATCCTCGTCTCGGGCCCGGGCCTTGCCAGCGGGCGACATCTCTTAGGTGACAGAGGCCAGCATTGGCCCCGAAATTCGTCCGCGGGCTATACGCAAGGCCCCCTGCCCCGTCAACACCTCCCCGCACGACGTCCCAGTACGATGTCCGCGTGCGGCGCGCCGCGTCAGCGCGCGTGCGTCCCTACCGGTGCTGATCCACAAGGATGATGTTGCCGTCCGGGTCCATGACGGTGAAGGATCCCGGCCCGTCCTCGGGCAGGTTGGCCTCCCCCAGTTCGAGCCCCGCCCCCTTGAGCCGCGTGGCCAGCGCGCGCACGTCTTCGAATGGGTCCTGCGGCTGGGCGTTCTGGTCCCATCCGGGATTGAAGGTGAGCCGGTTACCCTCGAACATGCCCTGGAAGAGGCCGATGATCGTGGGCCCCGCCTTCAGGATGAGCCAGCCCTGATCCGGGTCGCCCCCCATCGTGTCAAAGCCCAGCTCCTCGTAGAAGGCACGGGAGGTGGCGAGGTCCTTGACGGCGAGCGAGGTGGAGAAAGCGGCGGTCTTCATGGCGCGAGCCTAGCATAGAGGCGCGATTTTCGCACCGATTCCCCCGGTTGGCTCTCAGAGCAGCTCCGAGAGCACCTTTTCAGCGGCCATCGCCGCCGTGAGCCGCCCCTCGCGGACCTCCGTCTCGAGCGCCGCGAGATCCTTGCGGGCCCTGAGCCGCGCCTCCATCCCCTGCCTGAGCTCCTCGCGAAACCAGTAGGCCGCCTGTGCCGCGCGCCGCGCCGCCCAGACGCCTTTTTCCATGCGCCACATCGCCAGCGCCTCGATCTCCGACCAGAGCTCGGGCAGGCCCGTGCCCTCCACCGCAGAGACCATGAGCGCCTTGGGGATATCGTCGGGGTCCTGCGGGCGCTTCCTCAGGAGCCGCAGCGCCCCGGCATAATCCGCGCAGGTGCGGGTCGCGGTGGATTTGAGTGCCCCGTCGGCCTTGTTGACGACGACGAGGTCCGCGATCTCCATGATCCCGCGCTTCACGCCCTGGAGCTCGTCACCCCCCGCAGGCGCGAGGAGAAGCACGAAGACATCGCACATCTCCGCCACGGCGGTCTCAGACTGTCCCACGCCCACCGTCTCGAT from Pseudomonadota bacterium includes:
- a CDS encoding VOC family protein yields the protein MKTAAFSTSLAVKDLATSRAFYEELGFDTMGGDPDQGWLILKAGPTIIGLFQGMFEGNRLTFNPGWDQNAQPQDPFEDVRALATRLKGAGLELGEANLPEDGPGSFTVMDPDGNIILVDQHR
- the meaB gene encoding methylmalonyl Co-A mutase-associated GTPase MeaB; translation: MDELAAKVAEGNRRALARAITLIESGRADHRAQAAALLGALPTDRAALRIGLSGTPGVGKSTFIEGFGLMLAEAGKKVAVLAVDPSSARTGGSILGDKTRMEQLSRHPLAYIRPSPSQTHLGGVARRTREAVSLCEGAGFDVVLIETVGVGQSETAVAEMCDVFVLLLAPAGGDELQGVKRGIMEIADLVVVNKADGALKSTATRTCADYAGALRLLRKRPQDPDDIPKALMVSAVEGTGLPELWSEIEALAMWRMEKGVWAARRAAQAAYWFREELRQGMEARLRARKDLAALETEVREGRLTAAMAAEKVLSELL